The DNA sequence TAGTTCTATAATTAAAAGTTGTAAGACCAGCAAAAATGAGGATTATACTCTGTAGCAACTCAGACTTTTCTACATccagttggtttatttttttttttttaaggctttatttattttcctgggcGGGGGGGccgggaacagagggagagagaatctcaagcaggctccacgcccagcttggagccccactcggggcttgatttcatgaccttgagatcatgacctgagctgaaaccaagagtctgacactcaaccgactgagccacccaggcgcccctacatccaGTGAATTTACAGATGAATTTAAAAGTGTCCACTACTCTGAGAAATAGGTGCGCGGACAGGGGAATGAAAAGggtcatgaaaaatgaaaatgtcttccTGTTATATTTCCTTTAATGTTGGTACAGTGGACATAAAACAGACACAGAttgagggagagtgggggaaatCCTTGGATCTGGGAAATGCCCCAGACGGCAGTTTAAGCAGTCCCTGGTTCTCTACCCCATGCCAGTCATTGATCTCCACCCACTTCAGACACAGTTGGATTCTGACTCAGGTGTGCCCATCTTCAATATCTACATGAAAGGTAAAAGAGGGAGTAGTCTTGCCCCAAACTCCCATCCCGCGGTGATTGTTCTCAAAATCCCACTGAAGCCACCAATGTGACAGGGCTCTTTTGAGGGTCTATGACAGGGATTGGGATCAGCTAACTACAGCCAACAGACCTAATACAGCTGGGGcctgattttgaaaagaaaaggcccatgagctaagaatggtttctaTGTTTTTACATGGTTACGTGGCTGCAGAAGTACCTACATATTATCTTTGATTTTATGCCCTGGAACGGCAGTATGTGATTTACTATTTGGTCCTTTAAGGAAAAAGTTGCCAAACCCCTCTGCTCCTTTCAGAACCGCAGCCTGGAGCAGGACGGAAAGTTTGGGAGGTGAACAAGCTCTCGGGCTGAGCCCTGAGACTCAGCTGGGGCCCCAGGCGCCTGGCCTTCTATTCTATTCAGGGCTGCAGCGGCAACCGCCCCCTCCCAGGGAGTCCAGGCGGAGCTGTCCTCTCCAAGCCCGGGCTCAGCTGGGCCCGAGAGGCCCCCAGGCTGCTTCAGAGCCCTGCTGTTGGCTGGGAGGCCGGCCGGTGGGGGCAGCCCCAACGCTCCCGCAGGCAGAAGTGCCAGACCAGAGCAGAGCAGGTCAGCAGGGCCAGCACCGTGCCCACCCCTACGGCCGTGTGCACCAGGGTAACGGGTCTGGGGGGCACGGCCAGCCTGCCACAGGGCCCGAAAGcggggccccccaccccctcaaggCCCTCTGCACCTGCTGGGGGTACGCTGCTTTCTCCAGCCCCGTTAGCAGCCACCACGCAAACGACATAAACGCCCCCAGGCATCAGTCCCTTCAGTTCTGCTTGGCGGACCGTGGAGTTGAGCGGGGGCCCCTTCTGGGTAGCCCCACTGCCTTCCCGGAGCAGCAGCCAGTACTGGTGGACCGGGGAGGAGGGGGCACACCAGTGCACCACGGCGCTGCTGTCCTCGGCCACGACGTGCACTTCTCCCAGGCGCGGCGGGGCAGGCGGCTGGGCGGGGCTGGAGAGCCCAGGGCACAGGCAGGCCTTGGGCCCGGCCCTCTGCAGCTCCCTGCACGGCACCTGCAGGTGGCGGCAACTGTCGTAGTCACAGAGGACTGCCGGCGGAGGCGGCCCTGGTgtctcatcttcctcctcttccttaaGGGCTTGAGGGGCCAAGGGCCGCGTTGTGGGAACTAAGGAGAAGGTGACAGCCAGGAGCCACAGAAGGCAGGGagagcccagcatggagtctggaagggaaggaggtggagagGTAAAGACTGTCCAAACCCCATGCCTTCTAGGCCCCCTCCCTCAACAAAACCTCTGGGGACTGGGACACACAACTGGGGGCCAAAAAGTGaacaggaaagaggaggaaaggaggcagaCACACTTATTTGTCAACCGACTTCTGAACTTTTGGACTTGGTTTGGGGGGGGAAACAACAAACGTGGGCTGACCCCAGAGATGGGTGTGTGACCGGCAATGGGTGAAGTACCAGAAACAGTTCATGAATAAGCCAAGTGCTGgaggggaaaagaggaggaaatgatTTACTCAGTCTGCGGAAGAAAGGTGGAATAACTCCCAGCTGCCACCCGAAGAAAAGATCTCAGTAAAATAATTGTCCGTCAGCGACACATGCAAAAACCCAAAAGTAGAGCggacagaaatgagaaagaagagatgggCTAGAAGGGGGAAACTTAAGGACCCTGGAATCCCCCCACCTGTCTAGGGAGCTCcaatccctgccccccacctcccacccccccttccctgcccccagcagcccctcACCAGCGGGGAGGTCTGGCGGCAGTGTAGATCTCCGGCCAGAGGTCTGTGGGTGCAAGGCTGGGGCGACCCCAGGAGCACAGGCAGCCGGCAGGTTTTGTCGGTGTCTTCAATTTCAGTCCTGTTTTTGCTCAGCTTTTATACCCTTCCACTCTGATGTCACCACCTAGCCCCCCTCCCTTGCCCCCCCCTTTCCCGGTGAATGCCAAGAAACGGGCTGGTCCCTTCAGAGAGCCTGAGTCACGGGGCCGGGGATCGGGGGCAGCCACAGCAGCTGTTTCATCTGGAGGCCAGGATGCCTGGGTTCAGAGACGGCTTTGGAATGTGGAAGGCAGCCAGGAGCGGAGAATCACAGGGCTGAAGCTATGTGGAGGGATGAGGAGGGGAACAGAGGGGGCCACCTGGCTGGTATCAGAGGAGAAAACAGCTGTGACAGCATGGGGCCTGGGCTTCAAAATGCTGTTTCAGTTAAAATCCTACCACATCCATGGCAGTCATTTCCTGTCTTCGGCCTCCCAatggacagagaaagggaggggtgCAGAGGCCAGAATGATGCAGCCCGGCTCTCCAGACCCGCCCTACACGATCCCCCTCCCCAGAGTCACGTGGATGGAGTAGGCAGGATAGGTTTTCTCGCCTTGCACTTTCTAGGCTTTGAATGGAGACGGCTGTACCTAGAATGGTCCAGGTCTGGAGACCTTCCCCATCAGCAGGCAGCCCCCGACAAGACCACCTCCTCCAATGCAGGGTGGCGGGGAGGATGCCCGTGGAACACAGGGTTCTCCAATGGCAATGAATCCCTTTCAAGGAGTCAGGCAAGCAGCTGGCATGAAAATAGTTTATTGGGGGAAccgaaggagaggggaaggggtcAGGTGGGAAAGGACTGGAATGTGAGGACTCGGCCCTGTTCTCCTCAGGAACTAGAACAGGTGGAGCGCTGTCGGAGATTGCCCACAGGGGGTTCAGAACTGCCCAGAGtctctggggcaggggcaggggcagggccaggcaaGTTGGCCTCCGTCAGCAAAGCTGCGTCTTCCCAGGAGCCTGAACCTGGGCCAGAGGAGGGAGAAACAAAAATCCCAAATGGGAAATTAAGTAACCTGGGGCTCTTCTCCCCCAACCAATATAACCTCCTTCCTACCCGCATGCCACCTCCATTCCACCCAGACCCCTGTGCCGAGCGCCCCTCACCATCACTGGCCTCTGGCTCCAGCTCCTCCTCTCCATTCAAGGGCTGTTGATCTGCCTTCTCCTCCTCAAGGAGCTGGCCCTCTGCAGCcacagggggaaggcagaggtcAGGCTTGAAGAGGCTGCAAGGGACAACTGAGGACTTGTGGGGAGGGTGGGCGGGTGAGCTGCGGCACCGTACCTGCCCCTGGGGGATCTTCAGGGCTCTCGCCATCCTCTGTGATGTCTGATAGCTGGGTTGACTCCTCCTGGCCTTGGGGCCCTGTGCCTCCAAAGTGGGTAGAGAGCGGGATAGGGCTAATGCGGCTGCTCCCAGGCAGCGGGGCCAAGCTCACCTCCCCCAGCCtgtcctctgcccctcagccccgCTGTGAGGGCCTAAAGCTTCGTACTGGATAACACAGGAGCCCCCCTCCCGTCCCGTTTACCTGGATGACGGGCCGAGATCCTTCGCTGTACTGCCTTTCGGGAACGGTCTCTTCTCTGGATGTTCACCTGTGCGGGAGGAACCTGTGAGCAGCGAGTGTGATCAGGGACCTCGCGCCCCGGCCCTGGCTGCGCCCCAGCCCACTCCTCAACCAAAGAAGGATCacgaaggggaggggaaggaggtccTCTGTGACCTGCAGAGAGAAGCGGTGTCGGGGCCAGATGCCCCCCCAC is a window from the Ursus arctos isolate Adak ecotype North America unplaced genomic scaffold, UrsArc2.0 scaffold_23, whole genome shotgun sequence genome containing:
- the LRRN4CL gene encoding LRRN4 C-terminal-like protein, with amino-acid sequence MLGSPCLLWLLAVTFSLVPTTRPLAPQALKEEEEDETPGPPPPAVLCDYDSCRHLQVPCRELQRAGPKACLCPGLSSPAQPPAPPRLGEVHVVAEDSSAVVHWCAPSSPVHQYWLLLREGSGATQKGPPLNSTVRQAELKGLMPGGVYVVCVVAANGAGESSVPPAGAEGLEGVGGPAFGPCGRLAVPPRPVTLVHTAVGVGTVLALLTCSALVWHFCLRERWGCPHRPASQPTAGL